In Amycolatopsis sp. EV170708-02-1, the following are encoded in one genomic region:
- a CDS encoding sensor histidine kinase, whose protein sequence is MTTRLPWRPAASADPVPVLAAAQRVADDLMDGLAGPRARHAAHGLRRLFDLPGLGLTDLSGSLIWSGRPAADDVVIAALDEVLHSETPVSEPGLLALPLHVHDELAGVLLVTETTSTVARQAVELVVHALERGRLEASAEQAAEAELRALRAEISPHFVYNALTVISSLVRSDPDRARDLMLDFAEYTRYSLARHGEYTMVAEEFRAIETYLALQRAVLGERLRVQVRVAPEVLAVAVPYLVLEPLVENAIRHGIEPRSEAGFIQVQGMAEGNDCVISVEDDGVGMDPARAAAILAGRGDDGGVGLANVDRRLRSVYGPWYGLTVETETGAGTRVVVRVPRFQPGVLP, encoded by the coding sequence ATGACCACCCGTCTGCCCTGGCGTCCGGCCGCGAGCGCGGATCCGGTGCCGGTGCTCGCCGCCGCCCAGCGCGTCGCCGACGATCTCATGGACGGCCTCGCCGGACCCCGCGCCCGCCACGCGGCGCACGGCCTCCGCCGCCTGTTCGACCTCCCCGGCCTCGGGCTGACCGACCTTTCCGGCTCGCTGATCTGGTCGGGCCGACCGGCGGCCGACGACGTCGTGATCGCGGCGCTCGACGAGGTCCTCCACTCCGAGACGCCGGTGTCCGAGCCAGGGTTGCTCGCGCTGCCCCTGCACGTCCACGACGAGCTGGCCGGGGTCCTCCTGGTCACCGAAACCACCAGCACCGTCGCCCGCCAGGCCGTCGAACTCGTCGTCCACGCGCTCGAACGCGGCAGGCTGGAGGCCTCCGCCGAGCAGGCCGCCGAGGCCGAACTACGCGCGCTGCGGGCCGAGATCTCGCCGCATTTCGTCTACAACGCGCTCACCGTGATCTCCTCGCTGGTCCGCTCCGATCCGGACCGCGCCCGCGATCTGATGCTCGACTTCGCCGAGTACACGCGCTACAGCCTCGCCAGGCACGGCGAGTACACGATGGTCGCCGAGGAGTTCCGCGCCATCGAGACGTACCTGGCGTTGCAGCGCGCCGTGCTCGGCGAGAGGCTGCGGGTGCAGGTGCGCGTCGCGCCGGAGGTGCTGGCCGTCGCGGTGCCGTACCTCGTGCTGGAACCGTTGGTGGAGAACGCGATCCGGCACGGGATCGAGCCACGCTCCGAGGCGGGGTTCATCCAGGTTCAGGGAATGGCGGAAGGGAACGACTGCGTGATCAGCGTCGAGGACGACGGTGTCGGCATGGACCCCGCGCGCGCGGCGGCGATCCTGGCCGGGCGTGGCGACGACGGCGGCGTCGGACTGGCCAATGTGGACCGGAGGCTGCGCAGCGTCTACGGGCCCTGGTACGGCCTGACGGTCGAGACCGAGACCGGGGCGGGCACCAGGGTCGTGGTGCGGGTGCCCCGATTCCAGCCGGGGGTGCTGCCGTGA
- a CDS encoding ABC transporter substrate-binding protein — protein MKKTLLAAGAAVSAALLLTACGGGTVGQAPSGDSGAKTNNKKLSLIPGVQAEPFYISMQCGAQEEAKKAGYELTTQAPQKFDAAMQTQLVNALGSNPPAALLIAPTDAQAMLAPIQQVKNRGSKIIEVDTALKDTSVAESSISSDNAEGGKLAAKTMAELAAGKTGSVLVLDTIAGTSTTNTRAKGFEDELKNYPNLKSAGVQFTQNEPDQAASKVTAALASTPDLIGIFATNLNTGEGAATGLRNAGKIGAVNLIGFDASPSEIEGLKKGEYQGLIAQDPAAIGQQGVQQAIAALEGKPVTRNLTASLHSITKANMDANAQYFYKQSC, from the coding sequence ATGAAGAAGACCCTGCTCGCCGCCGGTGCCGCCGTTTCCGCGGCCCTCCTGCTGACCGCGTGCGGCGGCGGCACCGTCGGCCAGGCGCCGTCGGGCGACTCCGGCGCCAAGACGAACAACAAGAAGCTGTCGCTCATCCCGGGCGTGCAGGCCGAGCCGTTCTACATCTCGATGCAGTGCGGTGCCCAGGAAGAGGCCAAGAAGGCGGGCTACGAGCTCACCACGCAGGCGCCGCAGAAGTTCGACGCGGCCATGCAGACCCAGCTCGTCAACGCGCTGGGCTCCAACCCGCCCGCCGCGCTGCTCATCGCGCCGACCGACGCCCAGGCGATGCTCGCGCCGATCCAGCAGGTCAAGAACCGCGGCTCGAAGATCATCGAGGTCGACACCGCGCTGAAGGACACCAGCGTGGCCGAATCGTCGATCTCCTCGGACAACGCCGAGGGCGGCAAGCTCGCCGCGAAGACGATGGCGGAGCTGGCCGCGGGCAAGACCGGCTCGGTGCTGGTGCTCGACACCATCGCCGGCACGTCGACCACGAACACCCGCGCGAAGGGTTTCGAGGACGAGCTGAAGAACTACCCGAACCTGAAGTCGGCGGGTGTGCAGTTCACCCAGAACGAGCCCGACCAGGCCGCGTCCAAGGTGACCGCCGCGCTGGCGTCCACCCCGGACCTGATCGGCATCTTCGCGACCAACCTCAACACCGGTGAGGGCGCCGCGACCGGCCTGCGGAACGCAGGCAAGATCGGCGCGGTCAACCTGATCGGCTTCGACGCCTCGCCGTCGGAGATCGAGGGCCTGAAGAAGGGCGAGTACCAGGGCCTCATCGCGCAGGACCCGGCCGCCATCGGGCAGCAGGGTGTCCAGCAGGCCATCGCGGCGCTGGAGGGCAAGCCGGTGACGCGGAACCTGACCGCTTCGCTGCACTCGATCACCAAGGCGAACATGGACGCGAACGCCCAGTACTTCTACAAGCAGAGCTGCTGA
- a CDS encoding class I mannose-6-phosphate isomerase has product MSGHLEPIRLPANQPPQFYRGGDAIAALRGAPSESKFGPEDWVGSATTMFGQETNGLTKLPSGVWLRDAVRENPSAWLGAKHVEALGDSTGLLVKLLDAGQRLPVHFHPSDSFAKRHFDSHFGKTEAWIVVGTYGDDPRVYPGFKETVDKATVNEWARTQDAPAMLDALNSVAVTPGDTVYIPAGLPHAIGEGVFVVELQQPTDFSLTLEWRDFLANPEKAHLGIGFETAIETLDTTGWDEERLGSIVKRTAGDEASTVDLLADGSDAFFRADQLRPAVSGRATTLSLDPSFAVLVVMDGSGTLRTEHGGEYALRKGETYVVPHDAGQSTVEGDVTVIRCRPPAPEKRERS; this is encoded by the coding sequence ATGAGCGGCCACCTCGAACCGATCCGCCTGCCGGCGAACCAGCCGCCGCAGTTCTACCGCGGCGGCGACGCCATCGCCGCGTTGCGGGGCGCCCCGTCGGAGTCCAAATTCGGGCCCGAAGACTGGGTCGGCTCGGCCACCACGATGTTCGGCCAGGAGACCAACGGCCTGACCAAGCTGCCCAGCGGGGTCTGGCTGCGCGACGCCGTCCGCGAGAACCCGTCGGCCTGGCTCGGCGCCAAACACGTAGAGGCACTCGGCGATTCGACCGGCCTGCTGGTGAAACTGCTCGACGCGGGCCAGCGCCTGCCCGTGCACTTCCACCCTTCGGACTCGTTCGCCAAGCGGCATTTCGACTCGCACTTCGGCAAGACCGAGGCGTGGATCGTGGTCGGCACCTACGGCGACGATCCCCGCGTCTACCCGGGATTCAAGGAGACCGTCGACAAGGCGACGGTCAACGAATGGGCCCGCACCCAGGACGCGCCCGCCATGCTCGACGCGCTGAACAGCGTCGCGGTCACCCCCGGCGACACGGTCTACATCCCGGCGGGCCTGCCGCACGCGATCGGCGAAGGCGTGTTCGTCGTCGAACTCCAGCAGCCGACCGACTTCTCGCTGACCCTGGAATGGCGGGACTTCCTGGCGAACCCGGAGAAGGCGCACCTCGGGATCGGCTTCGAGACCGCCATCGAAACCCTGGACACCACGGGCTGGGACGAAGAACGGCTCGGTTCGATCGTCAAGCGCACCGCGGGCGACGAAGCGTCCACTGTGGACCTCCTCGCCGACGGCAGTGACGCGTTCTTCCGCGCCGACCAGCTCCGTCCGGCTGTTTCGGGTAGGGCGACAACGTTGTCACTCGATCCGTCGTTCGCGGTGCTGGTGGTCATGGACGGTTCGGGCACGCTCCGCACCGAACACGGCGGCGAGTACGCGCTGCGCAAGGGCGAAACGTACGTGGTCCCGCACGACGCCGGTCAATCCACTGTGGAGGGTGACGTCACCGTCATCCGCTGCCGTCCGCCGGCCCCCGAGAAGAGGGAGCGATCGTGA
- a CDS encoding LacI family DNA-binding transcriptional regulator produces MSDVARLAGVSIKTVSRVVNDEPAVHPDTAERVMAAIEQLGFRRNLGARNLRRGSTTGTIGLIVEDVGNPFYSELNRAVERIATSFGRQVLTGSSEENSDRERELVLEFCSRRVDGILVVPAGMQHGYLVPEMRAGTPVVFLDRPAGDIMADTVLVDNIGGTVEAVAHLAKHGHRRIAFLADSPDIFTAGERLRGFREGCVRNGIPFDDGLVVMRTPTAESVGDAVKRLLTGANPATAVVAGNNRVAVHLLRALAHAERRPAMISFDDFELADLLDPPVSVIAHDVSALGRAAAELLFARVQGDQSAPRKVVLPVHLVARGSGEVAPS; encoded by the coding sequence ATGAGTGACGTGGCCCGGCTCGCGGGCGTGAGCATCAAGACCGTCTCGCGGGTAGTGAACGACGAGCCCGCCGTCCATCCGGACACCGCGGAGCGCGTCATGGCGGCGATCGAGCAGCTCGGGTTCCGGCGCAACCTCGGCGCGCGGAACCTGCGGCGCGGCTCGACGACCGGGACGATCGGCCTGATCGTCGAAGACGTCGGGAACCCCTTCTACTCCGAGCTCAACCGCGCCGTGGAACGCATCGCGACCTCGTTCGGCCGCCAGGTGCTGACCGGTTCGTCGGAGGAGAACTCCGACCGCGAACGCGAACTGGTCCTGGAGTTCTGCTCCCGCCGCGTGGACGGCATCCTCGTCGTCCCCGCCGGGATGCAGCACGGCTACCTGGTCCCCGAGATGCGCGCGGGCACGCCCGTGGTGTTCCTCGACCGGCCTGCCGGCGACATCATGGCCGACACGGTGCTGGTCGACAACATCGGCGGCACCGTCGAAGCGGTCGCCCACCTCGCGAAACACGGCCACCGCCGGATCGCGTTCCTCGCCGACAGCCCCGACATCTTCACCGCGGGCGAACGCCTGCGCGGCTTCCGGGAAGGCTGCGTCCGCAACGGGATCCCCTTCGACGACGGCCTCGTCGTGATGCGGACGCCGACCGCCGAGAGCGTCGGCGACGCCGTGAAACGGCTGCTCACCGGCGCGAACCCGGCCACCGCCGTGGTCGCGGGCAACAACCGGGTCGCCGTGCACCTGCTGCGCGCGCTGGCCCACGCCGAGCGGCGGCCCGCGATGATCAGCTTCGACGACTTCGAACTGGCGGATCTGCTGGATCCGCCGGTCTCCGTGATCGCGCACGACGTGAGCGCGCTGGGCCGGGCGGCCGCGGAACTGCTGTTCGCCCGGGTACAGGGAGATCAATCCGCACCGAGAAAGGTAGTTCTGCCCGTGCATCTCGTAGCCCGCGGTTCCGGGGAGGTCGCCCCTTCATGA
- a CDS encoding ATP-binding cassette domain-containing protein, which translates to MSELLLDAQNLVKRYGSVEALRGASFQARAGEVTALIGDNGAGKSTLVKCLSGAEQPTSGSILLDGSAVVLDSPTTARRMGIETVYQDLAVAPELDPAANLFLGREIHRKGILGKLGMLDKKEMKRQAVEEFQRLGVTLQSTDVPIGSLSGGQRQSVAVARSVVWASKVVFMDEPTAALGVVQRERVLDVIKKVRDKGIAVVLISHNMPEVLSVADRIEVLRLGKRVARFTGADTKLEDLVAAMTGALVQEEAA; encoded by the coding sequence GTGAGCGAACTCCTGCTCGACGCACAGAACCTCGTCAAACGCTACGGCTCGGTGGAAGCGCTGCGCGGCGCTTCCTTCCAGGCCCGCGCCGGTGAGGTCACCGCGCTGATCGGCGACAACGGCGCCGGGAAGTCCACTTTGGTCAAATGCCTGTCCGGCGCGGAGCAGCCGACGTCGGGCAGCATCCTGCTCGACGGCTCCGCTGTGGTCCTCGATTCCCCCACCACGGCAAGGCGGATGGGGATCGAGACGGTGTACCAGGACCTCGCGGTCGCACCGGAACTCGACCCGGCCGCGAACCTGTTCCTCGGCAGGGAGATCCACCGCAAGGGGATCCTCGGCAAACTCGGGATGTTGGACAAGAAGGAGATGAAACGCCAGGCCGTGGAGGAGTTCCAGCGGCTCGGCGTGACCCTGCAGAGCACCGACGTCCCGATCGGCTCGCTTTCGGGCGGGCAGCGGCAAAGTGTCGCCGTGGCGCGGTCGGTGGTCTGGGCGTCGAAGGTCGTGTTCATGGACGAGCCGACCGCCGCCCTCGGTGTCGTGCAGCGCGAACGGGTGCTCGATGTGATCAAGAAGGTGCGCGACAAGGGCATCGCCGTCGTGCTGATCAGCCACAACATGCCCGAGGTGCTGTCGGTGGCCGACCGCATCGAGGTGCTGCGGCTCGGCAAGCGTGTCGCCCGGTTCACCGGCGCGGACACGAAACTGGAAGACCTGGTCGCCGCGATGACGGGCGCCCTCGTACAAGAGGAGGCGGCGTGA
- a CDS encoding LytTR family DNA-binding domain-containing protein → MTNGLRVLAVDDVPPALDELCSLLREAPEVAEVVAAGDAVDALKLLQGSHFDAVFLDISMPGLDGLELASLLARLNEPPVIVFVTAHDGHAVAAYGIGAVDYLLKPVRAERLSAALSKVVRMAGNQADEPKPAPDAMSALPVESGGRTRYVRRDDVQFVEAHGDYVRLHTKSGVHVTRMPISRLEEYWEGTGFTRVHRGFLLAVDAVLELRSDTTGGLLAHTEAGDVPVSRRHARDLRDRLLAAAQRGELGRGSRP, encoded by the coding sequence GTGACGAACGGGCTGCGGGTGCTGGCGGTCGACGACGTCCCGCCCGCCCTCGACGAGCTGTGCAGCCTGCTGCGCGAGGCTCCCGAAGTCGCCGAGGTGGTCGCCGCCGGTGACGCCGTCGACGCGCTCAAATTGCTGCAGGGCAGTCATTTCGACGCGGTGTTCCTCGACATCTCCATGCCCGGTCTCGACGGGCTCGAACTCGCCTCCCTGCTGGCGCGGCTCAACGAACCACCGGTGATCGTGTTCGTCACCGCGCACGACGGGCACGCCGTGGCCGCGTACGGTATCGGCGCGGTCGACTACCTGCTGAAACCGGTCCGCGCGGAACGGCTGTCCGCCGCACTGTCCAAAGTGGTCCGGATGGCGGGAAACCAGGCCGACGAGCCGAAACCCGCGCCGGACGCGATGTCCGCGCTGCCGGTGGAATCCGGCGGGCGCACCCGGTACGTCCGGCGCGACGACGTCCAGTTCGTCGAGGCGCACGGCGACTACGTCCGGCTGCACACGAAGTCCGGCGTGCATGTCACGCGGATGCCCATCTCCCGGCTCGAAGAGTATTGGGAGGGCACGGGATTCACCCGCGTGCACCGCGGTTTCCTGCTGGCCGTGGACGCGGTGCTCGAACTGCGCAGCGACACCACCGGCGGGCTGCTGGCGCATACGGAGGCGGGTGACGTACCGGTGAGCCGCCGCCACGCGCGCGACCTGCGGGACCGGCTGCTCGCCGCCGCGCAACGCGGCGAACTGGGCCGGGGAAGCCGGCCGTGA
- a CDS encoding ABC transporter permease — MTVSTPTKNGPEIQTTVDGGFGKRSIGQRMIGANTFWIALVLLALIIVFTAIAPAEFATLFTFQTLLIETSVLLVLSVGMTFVIITSGIDLSVGSVLIFAGMVAGKTMEALSPDGDATKAGWGVITAGLVAAVVAGTIWGLINGFLIAVANIPPLIVTLGTMGAALGAAYLLNNGSDVRSVPTELNKTLGYGTSFGGVPNLVLVAVVITLIGAWLLHTTKFGRYTYAVGSNAEGARRAGIGVTAHLLKVYTLTGFLAGVAGFLSLAYYASTTISAHTTDNLNAIAATVMGGTSLFGGVGSVLGTVIGVFIPAVLKKGFNITQVQDFWQMIAVGAVLIAAVWFDQRRRRRRNSR; from the coding sequence GTGACCGTGTCCACACCGACGAAGAACGGCCCCGAGATCCAGACCACAGTGGACGGTGGCTTCGGCAAACGCTCGATCGGGCAGCGGATGATCGGGGCGAACACGTTCTGGATCGCGCTGGTGCTGCTGGCGCTGATCATCGTGTTCACCGCGATCGCGCCCGCCGAGTTCGCGACCCTGTTCACCTTCCAGACCCTGCTCATCGAGACCTCGGTGCTGCTGGTGCTCTCGGTCGGCATGACGTTCGTGATCATCACCTCCGGGATCGACCTTTCGGTCGGTTCGGTGCTGATCTTCGCGGGCATGGTGGCGGGCAAGACGATGGAGGCGCTGAGCCCGGACGGCGACGCCACCAAAGCGGGTTGGGGCGTCATCACCGCCGGGCTCGTGGCGGCGGTCGTCGCGGGCACGATCTGGGGCCTGATCAACGGTTTCCTGATCGCGGTGGCGAACATCCCGCCGCTGATCGTCACGCTCGGCACGATGGGTGCCGCGCTCGGCGCCGCGTACCTGCTGAACAACGGGTCCGACGTGCGCAGCGTGCCGACCGAGCTCAACAAGACGCTCGGTTACGGGACGTCGTTCGGCGGCGTGCCGAATCTGGTGCTGGTGGCCGTGGTGATCACGCTGATCGGCGCCTGGCTGTTGCACACCACCAAATTCGGCCGCTACACCTACGCCGTCGGCTCCAACGCCGAGGGCGCGCGCCGGGCGGGCATCGGGGTGACCGCGCATCTGCTGAAGGTGTACACGCTCACCGGTTTCCTCGCCGGTGTCGCCGGTTTCCTCTCGCTGGCGTACTACGCGTCGACGACGATTTCGGCGCACACCACCGACAACCTCAACGCCATCGCCGCCACGGTGATGGGCGGGACGAGTCTCTTCGGCGGCGTCGGTTCGGTGCTGGGCACGGTGATCGGCGTGTTCATCCCGGCCGTGCTGAAGAAGGGCTTCAACATCACGCAAGTCCAGGACTTCTGGCAGATGATCGCGGTCGGCGCGGTGCTGATCGCCGCGGTCTGGTTCGACCAGCGGCGCCGTCGTCGCCGCAACTCTCGCTGA
- a CDS encoding GH92 family glycosyl hydrolase, translating to MPARTSTRVAGLLTALVVPAGLVTPVAAAAPGGDPVDAVNTFIGTKDDGNTFPGASAPFGMTQVSPISSHYAGYRYDDTAIRGFGHFFLSGAGCWEQGGLVSTLPTTGAVGPGAAFDTTKPETFDHKKYASPYTHEGEVGKPGYYKVRLTGYGGVDAETTATTRTGVERYTFAKPGDANVFVNVGQANDKEPVTASQIRVVGDRTVEGMVESQAFCGGKPYKTWFTTTFDKPFKSFGTWSPTGGAPGSKESAGGEGLRGAWLTFGGGQVTATTAISHVDASGAKLNLASEKARSFDAVRDGAQRAWRKELSSVDIKGGTKDDRTVFYTSLYHALLQPLTGNDADGRYRGFDDKVHRALGWTYYEFFSLWDTYRTQNQLLALLRPSRAKDVAKSVLAIHDQGGWLPRWAYANQETNTMTGDPVTPFLVDLWRFGALSGQELKAYQALLQNSREIPPASSPFQGRSGNASYQKDGFVQYDKDFPKKGQDTDPNHGASATLEYALADCSLSIMAAGLGKKDDAKALSDKGRSYRTLWDSSVTDRGFTGFYRPKVTGGDWFSPADKPYTPQSPDGFHEGTSWQYQWLTQQDVPGLVERMGGKENVGKRLDDFFAYGDLLKDPAKTVREEWVVGPYNYYNQFRYNPNNEPDLHSPWMYTLTGQPFKTSAVVRAAHTLFTNAPNGVTGNDDLGTMSAWYVFSALGLYPAVPGTGQFLLNAPRFEKSVVRLENGRDITIKADGADGSKLQYVQGLGSGSQRAYVGLEQLTRGTTLDFKLTGDVAEATWATGAEGAPKSPCAG from the coding sequence ATGCCTGCACGCACTTCGACCCGCGTCGCCGGGTTGCTCACCGCGCTTGTCGTCCCCGCCGGGCTGGTCACGCCCGTCGCGGCGGCGGCGCCCGGTGGCGACCCCGTGGACGCGGTCAACACCTTCATCGGCACCAAGGACGACGGCAACACCTTCCCCGGCGCTTCGGCCCCGTTCGGGATGACGCAGGTCAGCCCGATCTCGTCGCATTACGCCGGCTACCGCTACGACGACACCGCGATCCGCGGTTTCGGGCATTTCTTCCTGTCCGGGGCGGGTTGCTGGGAGCAGGGCGGCCTCGTGTCGACCCTGCCCACCACCGGCGCGGTCGGGCCCGGCGCGGCGTTCGACACCACGAAACCCGAGACGTTCGATCACAAGAAGTACGCCTCGCCGTACACGCACGAAGGCGAGGTCGGGAAACCCGGCTACTACAAGGTGCGGCTCACCGGTTACGGCGGCGTCGACGCGGAGACCACCGCGACCACGCGGACCGGTGTCGAGCGGTACACCTTCGCGAAGCCGGGCGACGCGAACGTTTTCGTCAACGTCGGCCAGGCCAACGACAAGGAACCTGTGACGGCGAGCCAGATCCGCGTCGTCGGCGACCGGACGGTCGAAGGAATGGTGGAGTCGCAGGCGTTCTGCGGCGGGAAACCGTACAAGACCTGGTTCACCACGACGTTCGACAAGCCGTTCAAATCCTTTGGCACCTGGTCGCCGACGGGCGGCGCCCCGGGCTCGAAGGAGTCCGCCGGCGGTGAAGGGCTGCGCGGCGCGTGGCTGACCTTCGGCGGCGGGCAGGTCACCGCGACGACGGCGATCTCCCATGTGGACGCTTCCGGCGCCAAGCTCAACCTGGCCTCGGAGAAGGCGCGTTCGTTCGACGCGGTCCGCGACGGTGCCCAGCGCGCTTGGCGCAAGGAACTGTCCTCAGTGGACATCAAGGGCGGTACGAAGGACGACCGCACGGTGTTCTACACGTCGCTGTACCACGCGCTTCTGCAACCGTTGACCGGCAACGACGCCGACGGCCGCTACCGCGGGTTCGACGACAAGGTCCACCGAGCGCTGGGCTGGACGTACTACGAGTTCTTCTCGTTGTGGGACACCTATCGCACGCAGAACCAGCTGCTCGCCCTCCTGCGGCCGTCGCGGGCGAAGGACGTCGCGAAGTCGGTCCTCGCCATCCACGACCAAGGTGGCTGGCTGCCGCGCTGGGCCTACGCGAACCAGGAGACGAACACGATGACCGGCGACCCGGTCACCCCGTTCCTGGTCGACCTGTGGCGTTTCGGCGCGCTGTCCGGACAGGAACTCAAGGCGTACCAGGCACTTCTGCAGAACTCGCGGGAGATCCCGCCCGCGTCCTCGCCGTTCCAGGGCCGCTCGGGGAACGCGAGCTACCAGAAGGACGGATTCGTCCAGTACGACAAGGACTTCCCGAAGAAGGGGCAGGACACCGACCCGAACCACGGCGCTTCGGCCACGTTGGAATACGCGCTCGCGGACTGCTCGCTGTCCATCATGGCCGCCGGTCTCGGCAAGAAGGACGACGCGAAAGCCCTGTCCGACAAGGGACGCAGCTATCGCACGCTGTGGGATTCCTCGGTGACGGATCGCGGCTTCACCGGCTTCTATCGCCCCAAGGTCACCGGTGGGGACTGGTTCAGCCCGGCGGACAAGCCGTACACCCCGCAGAGCCCGGACGGATTCCACGAGGGCACGTCCTGGCAGTACCAGTGGCTGACCCAGCAGGACGTGCCCGGTCTCGTCGAGCGCATGGGCGGCAAGGAGAACGTCGGCAAGCGGCTCGACGACTTCTTCGCCTACGGGGATCTGCTCAAGGACCCGGCGAAGACCGTGCGCGAGGAATGGGTCGTCGGCCCGTACAACTACTACAACCAGTTCCGCTACAACCCGAACAACGAGCCGGATCTGCACTCGCCGTGGATGTACACGCTGACCGGGCAGCCGTTCAAGACCTCGGCCGTCGTCCGCGCGGCGCACACGTTGTTCACCAACGCGCCCAACGGCGTCACCGGCAACGACGACCTCGGCACCATGTCCGCGTGGTACGTCTTCAGCGCGCTGGGGCTCTACCCGGCGGTGCCGGGCACCGGGCAGTTCCTGCTGAACGCGCCGCGGTTCGAGAAGTCGGTGGTGCGTCTGGAGAACGGCCGCGACATCACGATCAAGGCCGACGGCGCCGACGGGTCGAAG